One Ornithorhynchus anatinus isolate Pmale09 chromosome 2, mOrnAna1.pri.v4, whole genome shotgun sequence DNA segment encodes these proteins:
- the GSPT1 gene encoding eukaryotic peptide chain release factor GTP-binding subunit ERF3A isoform X3, with product MEVSEPVVENGETEMSPEESWEHKEEPSEAEPGGGPMGDGGAPEENAQEMMEEEEEIPKPKSVVAPPGAPKKEHVNVVFIGHVDAGKSTIGGQIMYLTGMVDKRTLEKYEREAKEKNRETWYLSWALDTNQEERDKGKTVEVGRAYFETEKKHFTILDAPGHKSFVPNMIGGASQADLAVLVISARKGEFETGFEKGGQTREHAMLAKTAGVKHLIVLINKMDDPTVNWSNERYEECKEKLVPFLKKVGFNPKKDIHFMPCSGLTGANLKEQADFCPWYIGLPFIPYLDNLPNFNRSVDGPIRLPIVDKYKDMGTVVLGKLESGSICKGQQLVMMPNKHNVEVLGILSDDVETESVAPGENLKIRLKGIEEEEILPGFILCDPNNLCHSGRTFDAQIVIIEHKSIICPGYNAVLHIHTCIEEVEITALICLVDKKSGEKSKTRPRFVKQDQVCIARLRTAGTICLETFKDFPQMGRFTLRDEGKTIAIGKVLKLVPEKD from the exons ATGGAAGTTTCAGAACCTGTAG TAGAGAATGGAGAGACAGAAATGTCTCCCGAAGAATCATGGGAGCACAAAGAAGAACCAAGTGAAGCTGAGCCCGGAGGTGGCCCTATGGGGGATGGAGGAGCCCCAGAGGAAAATGCCCAAGaaatgatggaggaggaggaagaaataccAAAACCTAAATCTGTGGTGGCACCACCAGGTGCTCCCAAAAAAGAACATGTAAATGTAGTGTTCATAGGGCATGTAG ATGCTGGCAAGTCTACCATTGGAGGACAGATCAT GTACTTGACAGGCATGGTTGACAAAAGAACGCTTGAGAAATATGAAAGGGAagctaaagaaaaaaatagagaaaCCTG GTACTTGTCTTGGGCCTTAGACACAAACCAGGAGGAACGAGACAAAGGTAAAACAGTAGAAGTGGGGCGAGCATACTTCGAAACAGAAAAGAAGCACTTCACAATTCTAGATGCTCCCGGGCATAAGAGCTTTGTTCCCAATATGATTGGTGGTGCTTCTCAAGCTGATCTGGCTGTACTG GTAATCTCGGCCAGAAAAGGCGAGTTTGAAACTGGATTTGAAAAAGGTGGTCAGACAAGAGAACATGCCATGTTGGCAAAAACAGCAGGTGTAAAACACTTGATAGTCCTTATTAATAAGATGGATGATCCGACGGTAAACTGGAGTAATGAAAG ATATGAAGAATGTAAAGAGAAGCTGGTGCCATTTTTGAAAAAAGTTGGCTTCAATCCCAAAAAGGATATTCACTTTATGCCCTGCTCAGGCCTGACGGGAGCGAATCTTAAAGAACAAGCAGATTTCTGCCCTTGGTATAT TGGGTTACCGTTTATTCCGTACCTGGATAATTTGCCAAACTTCAACAGATCAGTTGATGGACCAATCAGGCTGCCAATagtggataaatacaag gATATGGGCACTGTGGTCTTGGGTAAGCTGGAATCAGGTTCCATTTGTAAAGGACAGCAGCTTGTGATGATGCCAAACAAG CACAACGTGGAGGTTCTTGGAATCCTTTCTGATGATGTTGAAACTGAGTCTGTAGCCCCGGGTGAAAACCTCAAGATTAGACTGAAAGGAATTGAAGAGGAGGAGATCCTTCCAGGATTCATACTCTGTGATCCTAATAATCTTTGCCATTCTGGACGTACATTTGATGCCCAG ATAGTGATTATTGAGCACAAATCCATCATCTGCCCAGGTTATAATGCCGTGCTGCACATTCATACCTGTATCGAGGAAGTCGAGATAACA GCCTTAATCTGCTTGGTAGACAAAAAATCAGGAGAGAAAAGTAAGACACGACCCCGTTTTGTGAAACAAGATCAAGTATGCATTGCCCGTTTAAGGACAGCAGGAACCATCTGCCTTGAGACATTCAAAGATTTCCCTCAAATGGGTCGTTTTACCTTGCGAGACGAGG GTAAGACCATTGCAATTGGAAAAGTTCTGAAACTGGTTCCAGAGAAGGACTAA